From Methanobrevibacter sp., the proteins below share one genomic window:
- a CDS encoding N-acetyltransferase has product MEILINYDKQSYSMDIEYIKENYRFETLTGEHDLSNFKCASDDLNDFLKRDALTQQKSKLNLTKLVMCDDTIVGYVSLLTDTVPLRDIRDEDTKQDIKDQLDITSKKRKLPAIKIGRFAIDEKYAHKGLGSEILMSVLFNVKNIAEDNVGLRFVTVEGYASAYNFYTNHNFINLKKDDDKIKEKLDVIIERNPEQTFYLYLDLRVLE; this is encoded by the coding sequence ATGGAAATCTTAATAAACTATGATAAACAATCTTATAGTATGGATATTGAATATATTAAGGAAAATTATCGCTTTGAAACACTTACAGGCGAACATGATTTGTCCAATTTTAAGTGTGCATCAGATGATTTGAATGATTTTCTTAAACGTGATGCGTTAACTCAGCAAAAAAGCAAATTAAACCTGACAAAATTAGTGATGTGTGATGATACTATAGTAGGTTATGTTTCCCTTTTGACTGATACAGTTCCTTTAAGGGATATTCGTGATGAAGACACAAAACAGGATATTAAAGATCAATTGGACATCACTTCCAAAAAGAGGAAATTGCCTGCAATCAAAATAGGAAGATTTGCGATAGATGAAAAATATGCTCATAAAGGATTAGGTTCCGAAATATTGATGAGCGTTTTATTCAATGTTAAAAATATTGCTGAAGATAATGTTGGATTAAGATTTGTTACGGTGGAAGGATATGCAAGCGCATATAATTTCTACACAAATCATAACTTCATTAACCTGAAAAAAGACGACGATAAAATTAAAGAGAAATTAGATGTCATTATAGAACGAAATCCTGAACAGACATTCTATTTATATCTGGATTTAAGAGTTCTAGAATGA